A window of Cryptomeria japonica chromosome 3, Sugi_1.0, whole genome shotgun sequence contains these coding sequences:
- the LOC131033042 gene encoding uncharacterized protein LOC131033042 — protein MASTLMKALLTASLAFSMLFISAESSDDEKSVYEVLESYNFPKGILPTNAQGYVLNPDASFQVYLDKLCSFAIEAGYQLKYQSMISGKISPGYLKNLRGISVKITFFWIDISAVELRDGQLKFYVGFISAAFPLSNFYVCPTCGCGLDCSGRPVLLDSY, from the coding sequence ATGGCGAGTACCCTCATGAAAGCCCTGCTAACAGCATCTCTTGCCTTTTCCATGCTGTTCATCTCTGCAGAGAGTTCTGATGATGAGAAGTCAGTATATGAAGTATTGGAATCCTATAATTTTCCAAAAGGTATTCTGCCGACAAATGCACAAGGATATGTTTTAAACCCAGATGCGAGTTTCCAGGTGTATCTGGATAAATTATGCAGTTTTGCGATTGAAGCAGGGTACCAGCTGAAGTACCAGAGCATGATCTCAGGGAAAATCAGTCCAGGATATTTGAAGAACTTGAGGGGCATCAGTGTTAAGATTACATTTTTCTGGATAGATATATCTGCGGTTGAGCTTAGGGATGGGCAGTTGAAGTTCTATGTAGGTTTCATTTCTGCTGCCTTTCCTCTCTCAAATTTTTATGTATGCCCAACTTGTGGATGTGGACTGGATTGCAGTGGGAGGCCCGTGCTCCTTGATTCTTATTAA